GCCGCGAGGGCGCAGCGGCAAGACCCGTCCGGAGTCGGAGTTCGACGCCGAGATCGTCTTCGAGGCGTGTCGGCAGTTCGGGGTGGCCGTCGAGGTCAACTCGCGCCCGGAACGCCAGGACCCGCCCCGGCGGCTGCTCCGCCTGGCGGTGGAGATGGGCTGCCTGTTCTCGATCGACACCGACGCCCACGCGCCGGGACAGCTCGACTGGCAGGTCCTCGGCTGCGCCCGAGCCGAGGAGTGCGGGGTCCCGGTCGAGCGAGTGATCAACACGAAGTCGGCGCAGGAGCTGCTCAGCTGGGAACACCGGATCGTGGGAAGTAGTTGAGCAGACAACTACTTTGGAGAGGGCTCGGGATGAGCGGCACGACGTACGACATCAGGCGCAGCGGGGAGCGGTTCGCCACCCGGATCAGCTGGCTGGACAGCAGGCACTCCTTCTCCTTCGGCCAGCACTACGACCCGGCGAACACCCACCACGGCGTGCTCCTCGTGAGCAACGACGATGTCGTGGCGCCGGGGACCGGGTTCGAGACCCACCCGCACCGCGACATGGAGATCGTGACCTGGGTGCTCGAGGGGGCGCTCGTCCACCAGGACTCGATGGGCCACAGCGGCATCATCCATCCCGGCCTGGCGCAACGGATGAGCGCCGGCACCGGGATCCTGCACTCGGAGAAGAACGACGCCTGGCGCCTCGCGGGGTCGGAGGCCGGCGGGCGTAGCGAGCCGGTCCACTTCGTCCAGATGTGGGTACTCCCGGACGAGGCCCGCATCCAGCCGAGCTACGAGCAGGTGGAGATCACCGACGAGCTGGAGCGCGGGGGGCTGGTCCCGGTGGCCAGCGGCGACTGGCGACACGAGTCGGCGATCCGCATCAAGCAGAAGGACGCGACGCTCTTCGCGGCCCGCCTAGCGCCGGGGGAGTCGGTGCGCCTGCCGGCGGCGCCCTGGGTGCACCTGTACGTCGCCCGCGGTGCGGTCGACCTCGAGGGCGCCGGCCGCCTCGACGTCGGAGACGCCGTACGGCTGACCGCCGCCGACGGCCAGCGGGTCAGCGCGTCGGACGTACCCGCCGAGATCCTCGTGTGGGAGATGCACGCCACCCTCTGACCGAGCGTTCCCCCGCCCCCCTCTTTTCCGGATGAACGCGGCATTCAGTCGGACCTATTGGAGGAACGCCGCGTTCATTCGGAAGGGGAGGGGGACGTCGCGTCGGAGACCTGTCAGGCGTCGCCCATGCCGGCGCCGGGGTCGGCGGCGGTGACGTCGGCCAGGCGGTAGCGCTCGAAGGCCTGGCGGGGCAGGTCGGCGTCGACCTCACCGCGGCGGGCGAGCATCTCCAGGGTCCGCAGGGTGATCGACTCGGCGTCCACCTTG
The DNA window shown above is from Actinomycetes bacterium and carries:
- a CDS encoding pirin family protein, producing the protein MSGTTYDIRRSGERFATRISWLDSRHSFSFGQHYDPANTHHGVLLVSNDDVVAPGTGFETHPHRDMEIVTWVLEGALVHQDSMGHSGIIHPGLAQRMSAGTGILHSEKNDAWRLAGSEAGGRSEPVHFVQMWVLPDEARIQPSYEQVEITDELERGGLVPVASGDWRHESAIRIKQKDATLFAARLAPGESVRLPAAPWVHLYVARGAVDLEGAGRLDVGDAVRLTAADGQRVSASDVPAEILVWEMHATL